Proteins encoded in a region of the Nocardia asteroides genome:
- a CDS encoding TetR/AcrR family transcriptional regulator: protein MTTTSTRLSKQARREQLLDTALAIVRAEGADGLTLPTLAEAAGVSRPIVYDHFRTRPGLLLALYRRLDERQRAATAQALREAAPTAAELARVTSTAYFACAADMPEFNAISAALKGNPDMEAIQHEMYDSYADLMADALLPHSGLPADALRLRCVGVLGAAEAIATELNRERTTVAEAIAALTDLIVGSLDAGTDC from the coding sequence ATGACGACGACATCCACCCGCCTCTCCAAGCAGGCGAGGCGGGAGCAATTGCTCGACACCGCCCTGGCGATCGTGCGCGCCGAGGGCGCCGACGGCTTGACCCTGCCCACCCTCGCAGAGGCCGCCGGGGTGAGCAGACCGATCGTGTACGACCACTTCCGCACCCGTCCCGGCCTGCTGCTCGCGCTGTACCGGCGACTCGACGAACGACAGCGAGCCGCTACTGCCCAGGCGCTGCGGGAGGCCGCGCCCACCGCTGCGGAGCTCGCCCGTGTCACGAGTACGGCATACTTCGCCTGCGCCGCCGACATGCCGGAGTTCAACGCCATTTCCGCCGCGTTGAAAGGAAATCCGGACATGGAGGCGATCCAGCACGAGATGTACGACAGCTACGCGGACCTGATGGCCGACGCGCTCCTGCCGCACTCCGGCCTCCCGGCCGACGCGCTTCGGTTGCGCTGCGTCGGTGTGCTGGGTGCGGCCGAGGCGATAGCGACCGAGCTGAACCGAGAACGCACCACGGTCGCCGAAGCCATCGCGGCGCTCACCGACCTGATCGTGGGAAGCCTCGACGCCGGAACCGACTGCTAG
- a CDS encoding TetR/AcrR family transcriptional regulator produces the protein MGRPRQFDESNMLDAATELFWSKGFDRTSVEDVSLATGVGNGSIYAAYGSKRGLFLAAFERYCERRAHLVREAMGSAGGSARSAVRALYRAIIEDCAAHPDRRGCLMINSIAHLGTRIPEVAAIGSRTTAAMEHGVAERLRPAMRGAGDDDEATLSAVSANVVVVAQGLIQLSRLGTPTQRLHEIADVSTAALPQAWADQLVH, from the coding sequence ATGGGACGGCCGCGACAGTTCGATGAATCGAACATGCTCGACGCCGCGACCGAGCTGTTCTGGTCGAAGGGTTTCGACCGCACGTCGGTAGAAGATGTCTCGCTCGCGACCGGTGTCGGCAACGGGAGCATCTACGCCGCTTACGGCAGCAAGCGCGGACTTTTTCTCGCTGCGTTCGAACGCTATTGCGAGCGGCGTGCGCACTTGGTCCGCGAGGCCATGGGTTCGGCGGGCGGCTCGGCGCGATCCGCGGTGCGTGCGCTCTACCGCGCGATCATCGAAGACTGTGCCGCGCATCCGGATCGGCGCGGCTGCCTGATGATCAACAGCATCGCCCATCTCGGTACCCGGATCCCCGAAGTCGCCGCTATCGGCAGCCGGACCACCGCCGCGATGGAGCACGGCGTCGCCGAGCGGTTGCGACCCGCCATGCGCGGCGCCGGAGACGACGACGAAGCCACGCTCTCGGCCGTCAGCGCCAACGTCGTGGTGGTCGCTCAAGGGCTGATCCAACTCAGCCGCTTGGGAACTCCGACGCAGCGGTTGCACGAGATCGCCGATGTGTCGACTGCGGCCCTGCCGCAGGCATGGGCCGACCAGCTCGTCCACTGA
- a CDS encoding DJ-1/PfpI family protein: MSSNFTARPRKRVGILVFDGVKMLDFAGPAEVFVEANQSVAGYEVVLVSADGKDAQTSIAARIEVSCAVADAGRFDTVVIPGSELPPGKFVTPEVLAAARHLACNTRRLASVCSGAFVVADLGLFDGRRATTHWKFAADLARRYSSIEVDPDAIFVRDGNLYSSAGVAAGVDLALALVEEDHGADVARRVAQSLVVYMQRAGGQSQFSASLSGPVPRSPLVRGVVDLICADPAYPHTVQTLAAHARVSVRHLTRLFRAELERSPAEYVSFIRFGMARDMLHAGYSVTEAAMAAGYGGSEALRRAFVARLGISPSKYQQRFRSTGSAAGLDVVMEQAVS, from the coding sequence ATGTCTTCCAACTTCACCGCCCGTCCTCGCAAACGAGTGGGCATTCTGGTCTTCGACGGCGTGAAGATGCTCGACTTCGCCGGGCCCGCGGAGGTGTTCGTCGAGGCGAACCAATCGGTGGCGGGGTACGAGGTGGTCTTGGTCTCGGCCGACGGTAAGGATGCCCAGACCTCGATCGCCGCGCGGATCGAAGTGAGCTGCGCGGTCGCGGACGCGGGCCGCTTCGACACGGTGGTGATTCCGGGGAGCGAGCTTCCACCGGGCAAATTCGTGACGCCCGAGGTTCTGGCAGCCGCGCGGCATCTTGCCTGCAACACCCGGCGGCTGGCGTCGGTCTGCAGCGGCGCGTTCGTGGTGGCCGACCTGGGCCTGTTCGACGGCAGGCGCGCGACCACCCACTGGAAATTCGCGGCCGACCTCGCGCGGCGATACTCGTCGATCGAGGTGGACCCGGACGCGATCTTCGTGCGGGACGGCAACCTGTACAGCTCAGCGGGGGTCGCCGCGGGCGTCGATCTCGCGCTGGCGCTGGTCGAAGAGGACCACGGCGCCGACGTCGCGCGGCGTGTAGCGCAGTCGCTGGTGGTCTACATGCAGCGCGCGGGCGGTCAATCACAATTCTCCGCGTCGCTGAGCGGACCGGTGCCGCGCAGTCCTCTCGTCCGCGGAGTGGTGGATTTGATCTGCGCGGATCCCGCGTATCCGCACACGGTCCAGACCCTGGCCGCCCACGCGCGGGTCAGCGTGCGGCATCTGACCCGGCTCTTCCGCGCGGAACTCGAGCGCTCGCCCGCGGAATACGTCTCGTTCATCCGGTTCGGGATGGCCCGGGACATGCTGCACGCCGGATACAGCGTGACGGAGGCCGCCATGGCCGCGGGGTATGGCGGCAGCGAGGCGTTGCGCCGCGCGTTCGTGGCCCGGCTGGGCATCTCCCCGAGCAAGTACCAGCAGCGCTTCCGTTCCACCGGCTCGGCCGCCGGGCTGGACGTGGTGATGGAACAGGCCGTGTCCTGA
- a CDS encoding alpha/beta hydrolase, with amino-acid sequence MSAPASPTIVLVHGAFADGSSWSPVTERLLERGHRVVVPPVFNRSLSADAAYIKSFVEQIDGPVLLAGHSYGGAVITVAGVADNVTGLVYVSGYALEEGESLGQLQGGFPDSDLAANLVYAPYPVEGAEPGTDVSVDIDAFPNVFAAGLDPAKAKVLAVSQRPLSAIAFNEPASAAAWKTKPAWGIVSSADRTINPNVERFGYKRAGLRSIVEIDGPHLVMQTHPDEVVAVITDAIAQLS; translated from the coding sequence ATGTCCGCCCCGGCAAGTCCGACCATCGTCCTGGTCCACGGCGCGTTCGCCGATGGCTCGAGCTGGTCCCCCGTCACCGAACGGCTGCTCGAACGAGGCCATCGCGTCGTCGTGCCCCCAGTGTTCAATCGCAGCCTGTCCGCGGACGCGGCTTACATCAAGTCGTTCGTCGAGCAGATCGACGGCCCGGTGCTGCTGGCCGGGCACTCCTACGGCGGCGCTGTCATCACCGTCGCCGGCGTCGCGGACAATGTCACCGGCTTGGTCTATGTGTCCGGCTACGCCCTGGAAGAAGGCGAGAGCCTCGGGCAGTTGCAGGGCGGGTTCCCGGATTCCGACCTGGCGGCCAACCTCGTCTACGCGCCGTATCCGGTGGAGGGCGCCGAGCCCGGCACGGACGTCTCGGTCGACATCGACGCCTTCCCGAATGTCTTCGCCGCGGGTCTCGATCCGGCGAAGGCCAAGGTCCTCGCGGTCTCGCAACGGCCGTTGTCGGCGATCGCCTTCAACGAGCCCGCCTCGGCGGCCGCGTGGAAGACGAAACCGGCGTGGGGCATCGTCTCCAGCGCCGATCGCACCATCAATCCCAACGTCGAACGGTTCGGCTACAAGCGAGCCGGACTGCGCTCGATCGTCGAGATCGATGGACCACACCTGGTGATGCAGACACACCCCGACGAAGTCGTGGCCGTCATCACCGACGCGATCGCTCAATTGTCCTGA
- a CDS encoding alpha/beta hydrolase — protein sequence MSGNPLGISLEQAAQEFVDATSQPPFLYQLPPEEGRKAVDSVQDSPIFKPEIDEEWVTVEGGPTGSVRARIVKPQGVTETLPVIIYTHGAGWVFGDAHTHDRLVRDLAVGAHAAVVFPEYDRSPDVRYPVANEQSYRVAQWVTTEGGEKGLDSSRIAIAGDSVGGNMAIALTLMAKERGDVSFLQQVLFYPVTDANFDTGSYEQFAEGYFLTREGMKWFWDQYTTSAQERAQITVSPLRASTDQLAGLPPALVITAEADVLRDEGEAFAGKLRAAGVPVTQVRYGGIVHDFVMVNALHDTQAAKAAVAQAVATLRSALHTA from the coding sequence ATGTCAGGAAACCCGCTGGGCATCTCGCTCGAACAGGCGGCGCAGGAGTTCGTCGACGCGACCTCGCAGCCGCCGTTCCTCTACCAGCTCCCGCCCGAGGAGGGCCGCAAAGCGGTGGACTCCGTGCAGGACTCGCCGATCTTCAAGCCCGAGATCGATGAGGAGTGGGTCACCGTCGAGGGTGGGCCGACCGGCTCGGTGCGAGCCCGGATCGTCAAGCCGCAAGGCGTCACCGAGACGCTGCCGGTGATCATCTACACCCACGGTGCGGGCTGGGTGTTCGGCGACGCGCACACCCACGACCGCCTGGTGCGCGATCTCGCAGTCGGCGCGCACGCGGCCGTGGTGTTCCCCGAGTACGACCGGTCACCGGACGTGCGCTACCCGGTGGCCAACGAGCAGTCCTATCGCGTCGCCCAGTGGGTCACCACCGAGGGCGGCGAGAAGGGCCTCGACTCGTCCCGGATCGCGATCGCGGGTGACTCGGTCGGCGGCAACATGGCCATCGCGCTGACCTTGATGGCCAAGGAGCGCGGCGACGTCTCGTTCCTCCAGCAGGTGCTGTTCTATCCGGTGACCGACGCCAACTTCGACACCGGCTCCTACGAGCAGTTCGCGGAGGGCTACTTCCTCACGCGCGAGGGCATGAAGTGGTTCTGGGATCAGTACACCACCAGTGCGCAGGAGCGCGCGCAGATCACCGTTTCTCCTCTGCGCGCGAGCACCGACCAGCTGGCCGGACTGCCGCCCGCGCTGGTCATCACCGCCGAAGCCGACGTGCTGCGCGACGAGGGCGAAGCCTTCGCGGGCAAGTTGCGCGCCGCGGGCGTGCCGGTCACCCAGGTGCGCTACGGCGGGATCGTCCACGACTTCGTGATGGTCAACGCGCTGCACGACACCCAAGCCGCCAAAGCCGCGGTAGCGCAAGCCGTCGCGACGCTGCGGTCCGCCCTGCACACCGCCTGA
- a CDS encoding alpha/beta hydrolase, which translates to MSTESTSSSPAPAIVLVHGAFADSSSWNGVIERLRAQGHSVIAAANPLRGLDSDAAYVASVLDSVERPCILAGHSYGGSVITVAAAGRTDVEALVYIAAFIPDEGESALQLTDKFPGSTLGPTTRPSSYPLPDGGAGTELYIRQEEFHRQFAADVPAATAELMAATQRPVALAALQQPATATAWRNIPSFALVTSEDKNIPVEAQRFMAERAGAHVVEVSASHAVSVSAPDAVSDLIARAAGR; encoded by the coding sequence GTGAGCACCGAGTCCACCAGTTCTTCCCCCGCACCGGCCATCGTGCTGGTCCATGGCGCGTTCGCCGACTCCTCCAGCTGGAACGGAGTCATCGAACGGCTGCGCGCACAAGGGCATTCCGTGATCGCGGCCGCCAATCCGCTGCGCGGCCTCGACAGTGACGCCGCGTATGTGGCCTCGGTTCTCGACTCCGTCGAGAGGCCGTGCATCCTGGCCGGTCATTCCTACGGCGGGAGCGTCATCACGGTCGCCGCCGCGGGGAGAACCGATGTCGAAGCGCTGGTCTACATCGCCGCGTTCATTCCCGACGAAGGTGAGAGCGCACTGCAATTGACCGACAAGTTCCCCGGATCGACGCTCGGGCCGACCACCAGGCCCTCCTCCTACCCGCTTCCCGACGGGGGCGCGGGCACCGAGCTCTACATCAGGCAAGAGGAATTCCACCGGCAGTTCGCCGCCGACGTGCCCGCCGCCACCGCGGAGCTGATGGCCGCGACTCAGCGGCCGGTCGCGCTTGCTGCCCTGCAACAGCCCGCGACCGCAACGGCTTGGCGGAACATCCCGTCGTTCGCGCTGGTCACCAGCGAGGACAAGAACATTCCGGTGGAAGCGCAGCGATTCATGGCCGAACGCGCCGGCGCGCACGTCGTGGAGGTCTCCGCTTCACACGCCGTCTCGGTCTCCGCGCCCGATGCGGTCAGTGACCTGATCGCTCGCGCGGCGGGCAGGTAG
- a CDS encoding TetR/AcrR family transcriptional regulator, whose translation MKPAEKGRRTKHELRADCHAAVIAEAAETGLGRLAMEGVARRAGVAKTSLYRHWSTVEELLIEALAQAYPVEMPSPAGGNLRGDLLRALEQLTDWLSGPTGSATAAILGERQRRPDLVESLYRNVFDLRGGRFTRTVLDHYAALGEIDGALITPIVSDIGEALVIKHQIDTGQWPDERVRTAIVDEALLPALGFPPPTEKRKTK comes from the coding sequence ATGAAGCCAGCGGAGAAGGGTCGCCGCACCAAGCACGAGCTCCGTGCCGATTGTCATGCGGCCGTCATCGCGGAGGCTGCCGAGACCGGCCTGGGGCGGCTGGCGATGGAGGGGGTCGCGCGGCGCGCCGGCGTCGCCAAGACCTCGCTCTACCGGCACTGGTCGACGGTCGAGGAATTGCTGATCGAGGCGCTGGCACAGGCGTACCCGGTCGAAATGCCGTCCCCGGCGGGCGGGAACCTGCGCGGGGACCTGCTCCGGGCGCTGGAGCAGCTGACCGATTGGCTGTCCGGTCCGACCGGGTCGGCCACGGCCGCGATCCTCGGTGAACGGCAGCGACGGCCCGATCTGGTCGAGTCGTTGTACCGCAATGTGTTCGACCTGCGCGGCGGCCGGTTCACCCGAACGGTCCTCGACCACTACGCGGCGCTCGGCGAAATCGACGGCGCCCTGATCACGCCGATAGTCAGCGATATCGGCGAGGCGCTGGTGATCAAGCATCAGATCGACACCGGGCAGTGGCCCGACGAGCGCGTCCGAACGGCCATCGTGGACGAAGCCCTGCTGCCCGCGCTCGGTTTCCCACCTCCCACAGAGAAGAGAAAGACGAAATGA
- the ilvD gene encoding dihydroxy-acid dehydratase gives MPENPKVPDLKPRSRDVTDGLERTAARGMLRAVGMGDEDWEKPQIGVASSWNEITPCNLSLDRLARGCKDGVFSGGGFPMQFGTISVSDGISMGHEGMHFSLVSREVIADSVETVMQAERLDGSVLLAGCDKSLPGMLMAAARLNLASVFLYAGSILPGLAKLSDGSEREVTIIDAFEAVGACARGLMSREDVDAIERAICPGEGACGGMYTANTMASAAEALGMSLPGSAAPPATDRRRDGYARRSGEAVVELIRQGITPADILTKPAFENAIAVVMAFGGSTNAVLHLLAIAHEANVDLTLDDFARIGRRVPHLADVKPFGNHVMTDVDRIGGVPVMMKALLDAGLLHGDCLTVTGRTVAENLADIAPPDPDGKVIRAMTSPIHPSGGITILTGSLAPDGAVVKSAGFDSDVFTGTARVFDRERPAMDALEDGTIVAGDVVVIRYEGPKGGPGMREMLAITAAIKGAGLGKDVLLLTDGRFSGGTTGLCVGHVAPEAVDGGPIAFVRDGDPIRLDVAAGTLDLLVDADELARRREGWDPLPLRYTRGVLAKYTKLVGSASIGAVCD, from the coding sequence GTGCCAGAGAATCCGAAGGTTCCCGATCTCAAGCCGCGCAGCCGCGACGTTACCGACGGCCTGGAGCGAACCGCCGCCCGCGGGATGCTGCGCGCGGTCGGTATGGGCGACGAGGACTGGGAGAAGCCGCAGATCGGAGTGGCCTCCTCGTGGAACGAGATCACTCCGTGCAATCTGTCCCTGGACCGGCTCGCCAGGGGTTGCAAGGACGGCGTCTTCTCCGGCGGCGGCTTTCCCATGCAGTTCGGCACCATCTCGGTGTCCGACGGCATCTCCATGGGGCACGAGGGGATGCACTTCTCCTTGGTCTCGCGTGAGGTGATCGCCGACAGCGTCGAGACGGTGATGCAGGCCGAGCGGCTCGACGGCTCGGTGCTGCTGGCCGGCTGCGACAAATCGCTGCCCGGGATGCTGATGGCCGCGGCCCGGCTGAACCTGGCGAGTGTGTTCCTGTACGCGGGGTCGATCCTGCCCGGCCTTGCCAAGCTCTCCGACGGCAGCGAGCGCGAGGTGACGATCATCGACGCGTTCGAGGCGGTCGGCGCGTGTGCCCGCGGGCTGATGAGCCGCGAGGACGTCGACGCCATCGAGCGGGCGATCTGTCCCGGCGAGGGCGCCTGCGGCGGCATGTACACCGCCAACACCATGGCGAGCGCGGCGGAGGCGCTGGGTATGTCGCTGCCCGGCAGCGCCGCGCCGCCCGCGACAGATCGTCGCCGTGACGGTTACGCCCGTCGTAGCGGCGAGGCCGTGGTCGAGTTGATCCGGCAGGGGATCACTCCCGCCGACATCCTCACCAAACCCGCTTTCGAGAACGCCATCGCGGTCGTCATGGCCTTCGGCGGGTCGACCAATGCCGTGCTGCACCTGCTGGCCATCGCGCACGAGGCGAACGTCGACCTGACGCTGGACGATTTCGCTCGGATCGGGCGCCGTGTCCCGCACCTCGCCGACGTCAAACCCTTCGGTAACCATGTGATGACCGACGTGGACCGCATCGGCGGCGTGCCGGTCATGATGAAGGCATTGCTCGACGCCGGGCTGCTGCACGGCGACTGCTTGACCGTGACGGGAAGGACGGTGGCCGAGAACCTGGCCGACATCGCCCCGCCGGATCCCGACGGCAAGGTGATCCGCGCGATGACTTCGCCGATCCATCCGAGCGGTGGCATCACCATCCTCACCGGTTCTCTCGCGCCCGATGGCGCCGTGGTCAAGTCGGCGGGCTTCGACTCCGACGTGTTCACCGGCACCGCAAGGGTTTTCGATCGGGAACGACCGGCGATGGATGCCCTCGAAGACGGCACGATCGTGGCGGGCGACGTCGTCGTCATCCGGTACGAGGGGCCGAAGGGCGGCCCCGGGATGCGCGAGATGCTGGCCATCACCGCCGCCATCAAGGGCGCGGGCCTGGGCAAGGACGTGCTGCTGCTCACCGACGGACGGTTCTCCGGCGGCACCACTGGCCTGTGCGTCGGACACGTCGCACCAGAAGCCGTGGACGGCGGCCCGATCGCGTTCGTGCGCGACGGCGACCCGATCCGCCTCGACGTCGCCGCGGGCACTCTCGACTTGCTGGTCGACGCCGACGAACTCGCCCGCCGCCGCGAAGGCTGGGACCCCCTGCCGCTGCGCTACACCCGCGGCGTCCTGGCCAAATACACGAAGCTGGTGGGCTCGGCATCGATCGGTGCCGTCTGCGACTGA
- a CDS encoding helix-turn-helix domain-containing protein: MTEHPRLHSIPGGRDDRPRQPEPQTPPEPLWREVLGEQLRTLRQDRSETLVETAKRAGISPQYLSEVERGRKEPSSEMIAALAGSLGTTLGELTGQVADELRARRRVAFLRRSAPRSGTGPTLMALAA, translated from the coding sequence ATGACCGAGCACCCGAGACTTCACTCGATCCCCGGTGGACGCGACGACCGGCCTCGGCAGCCGGAACCGCAGACGCCCCCGGAACCCCTCTGGCGCGAGGTGCTCGGCGAACAGTTGCGCACGCTGCGGCAGGACCGGAGCGAGACGCTGGTGGAAACCGCTAAGCGGGCGGGCATTTCCCCGCAGTACCTGTCGGAGGTGGAGCGGGGACGCAAGGAGCCGTCGAGCGAGATGATCGCCGCCCTGGCCGGATCACTCGGGACCACGCTGGGTGAGCTCACCGGTCAGGTGGCGGACGAACTCCGCGCCCGCCGCAGGGTCGCCTTCCTGCGGCGGTCGGCGCCGCGCTCCGGCACCGGGCCCACGCTCATGGCGTTGGCGGCCTGA
- a CDS encoding ATP-dependent Clp protease proteolytic subunit — MSTYTIPNVIAQHPRGGERITDIYSHLLAERIVYLGTPIDSGVANALIAQLLHLESESPEQEINLYINCEGGDLSSMLAVYDTMQHIQSPVQTTCVGQAIAVGAVLLAGGEPGRRSLLPHARVVLHQPAARGQGTIPDLILQADELVRMRAEIESILSRHTGQTVERLRRDTDRDRVFTASAAVEYGLVDQVLGRRD, encoded by the coding sequence ATGAGCACCTACACCATCCCCAACGTGATCGCCCAGCATCCACGCGGCGGCGAGCGGATCACCGACATCTACTCCCACCTGCTCGCCGAGCGGATCGTCTATCTCGGCACGCCGATCGACTCCGGTGTGGCCAACGCGCTCATCGCGCAGCTGCTGCACCTGGAATCGGAGAGCCCCGAGCAGGAGATCAACCTCTACATCAACTGTGAGGGCGGCGACCTGTCCTCGATGCTGGCCGTGTACGACACCATGCAGCACATCCAGTCGCCCGTGCAGACGACTTGCGTCGGCCAGGCGATCGCGGTGGGCGCGGTGCTGCTCGCGGGCGGCGAGCCCGGCCGCCGGTCCCTGCTGCCGCACGCCAGGGTGGTGCTGCACCAACCCGCCGCGCGCGGGCAGGGAACGATCCCCGATCTGATCCTGCAGGCCGACGAGCTGGTGCGGATGCGGGCGGAGATCGAGTCGATCCTGTCGCGGCACACCGGGCAAACGGTGGAGCGGCTACGGCGCGACACCGACCGCGACCGGGTCTTCACCGCATCGGCCGCGGTCGAGTACGGCCTCGTCGACCAGGTCCTGGGGCGCCGCGACTGA
- a CDS encoding ATP-dependent Clp protease proteolytic subunit: MTHDDKTPMFSWRAREQLLSRRIVVLDGALDDDNGTLLMTQLLTLAAEDPEAGISLWIHSPGGSVPSMLAIRDVMRLVPCEVSTLALGLACSAGQFLLSSGSKGRRFALPHARVLMHQGSAGIGGTAVDVEVQADDLRYTVDTVLGIIAEDTGQPFDRIYEDSLHDRWFTAAQAKEYGFIDHIVDSFGQIVPQRQRIGISA, from the coding sequence ATGACTCACGATGACAAGACCCCGATGTTCAGCTGGCGGGCCAGAGAGCAGCTGCTCAGCCGCCGCATAGTCGTGCTCGACGGCGCCCTCGACGACGACAACGGGACGCTGCTGATGACCCAGTTGCTCACTCTCGCCGCCGAGGACCCGGAAGCGGGCATCTCCTTGTGGATCCATTCGCCGGGCGGATCGGTTCCGTCGATGCTCGCCATCCGTGACGTGATGCGGCTGGTGCCATGCGAAGTCTCCACGCTCGCTCTCGGATTGGCCTGTAGCGCGGGGCAATTCCTCTTGTCGTCGGGGAGCAAGGGCCGGCGCTTCGCGTTGCCGCACGCCAGGGTGCTGATGCATCAGGGCTCCGCGGGCATCGGCGGCACCGCCGTCGATGTCGAGGTCCAGGCCGACGACTTGCGCTACACCGTGGACACGGTGCTCGGCATCATCGCCGAGGACACCGGCCAGCCGTTCGACCGGATCTACGAGGATTCGCTGCACGACCGCTGGTTCACCGCTGCGCAAGCCAAGGAGTACGGCTTCATCGACCACATCGTCGACTCGTTCGGACAGATCGTCCCGCAACGTCAGCGGATCGGGATCTCGGCATGA
- a CDS encoding TetR/AcrR family transcriptional regulator, whose translation MSEVAVEPGGRRSADDRRRQLIGIGLRMLIDRPWHQITVDAVAQQAGISRGLLFHYFPTKQDYYAQLVGAASQRFLRATGPDPDAADPLASMIANFVGYMRRRSGPLVALLRAAGQDPVLESIMEQMHDELTDRVFAALGRSARSTAERLVVRSWWAMAEDLTVQWSARDDVEQDRLDRLLFDTLSRVLDSVDSERAAGRH comes from the coding sequence ATGTCGGAGGTTGCCGTGGAGCCCGGCGGCCGCCGCTCGGCGGACGATCGACGCAGACAACTGATCGGCATCGGTCTGCGCATGCTGATCGACCGTCCCTGGCACCAGATCACCGTCGACGCGGTCGCGCAGCAGGCCGGCATCTCACGCGGGCTGCTGTTCCATTACTTCCCGACCAAGCAGGACTACTACGCCCAGCTCGTCGGCGCCGCGTCGCAGCGATTCCTGCGCGCCACCGGTCCGGATCCGGACGCCGCGGACCCGCTCGCGTCGATGATCGCCAACTTCGTCGGTTACATGCGCAGGCGCAGTGGCCCGCTGGTGGCGCTGCTGCGCGCCGCGGGGCAGGACCCGGTGCTCGAGTCGATCATGGAGCAGATGCACGACGAGCTGACCGACCGGGTCTTCGCGGCTCTCGGCAGGTCCGCCCGGTCGACCGCCGAACGCCTGGTGGTGCGCTCCTGGTGGGCGATGGCCGAGGATCTCACGGTGCAGTGGTCGGCCCGGGACGACGTCGAGCAGGACCGGCTGGACCGGTTGCTGTTCGACACCTTGTCCCGAGTGCTCGATTCGGTGGACAGCGAGCGCGCGGCGGGTCGCCACTGA
- a CDS encoding acyl-CoA dehydrogenase family protein, with the protein MDFTHSDRAVRLTDQVRQFVRDEIEPRDEEHAAFLRESPWEVPPVVEELKQKARAAGLWNLFLPDPELGAGLTNVDYAPMAEAMGASGWAPEVFNCNAPDTGNAEVLLHYGSAEQRQQWLRPLLEGTIRSAFCMTEPEVASSDATNMAATAVVDGDQIVLDGRKWWSTGVGHPNCKFVIFMGLTDPEAHPYQRHSMVLVPLDTPGVRIERMLTTFGYLDEPYGHGEVTFTDVRLPLDAVIAGPGRGFEIAQGRLGPGRIHHCMRAIGLAERALELACRRSLSRTAFGKPLANLGGNRERIANARVAIDQARLLVLHTAWLLDTKGLVGARSEVSQIKAVVPRMTQEVLDMAIQLHGGAGLSDDFPLARAFAGIRSLRFADGPDEVHLNLIARQELRKYGSDR; encoded by the coding sequence ATGGATTTCACGCATTCCGACCGAGCCGTCCGCCTCACCGATCAGGTGCGGCAGTTCGTGCGCGACGAGATCGAGCCGCGCGACGAGGAGCACGCCGCCTTCCTGCGGGAGTCGCCCTGGGAGGTCCCGCCGGTGGTCGAGGAACTGAAACAGAAGGCGCGGGCCGCGGGTCTGTGGAACCTCTTCCTGCCCGACCCGGAGCTCGGCGCCGGCCTCACCAACGTCGACTACGCGCCGATGGCCGAGGCGATGGGCGCTTCCGGCTGGGCGCCGGAAGTGTTCAACTGCAACGCGCCCGATACCGGCAACGCCGAGGTCCTGCTGCACTACGGCAGCGCGGAGCAGCGCCAACAGTGGCTGCGCCCCCTGCTGGAAGGCACGATCCGCTCGGCGTTCTGCATGACCGAACCCGAGGTCGCCTCCTCCGACGCGACCAATATGGCCGCGACCGCCGTGGTGGACGGCGATCAGATCGTGCTCGACGGCCGCAAATGGTGGAGCACCGGCGTCGGCCATCCGAACTGCAAATTCGTCATCTTCATGGGCCTCACCGACCCGGAGGCGCACCCATACCAGCGCCACTCCATGGTGCTGGTCCCGCTGGACACCCCCGGCGTGCGGATCGAGCGGATGCTCACCACCTTCGGCTACCTGGACGAGCCCTACGGCCACGGCGAAGTCACCTTCACCGACGTGCGCCTGCCGCTGGACGCCGTGATCGCCGGGCCGGGACGCGGATTCGAGATTGCCCAGGGCCGCCTCGGGCCCGGCCGCATCCACCACTGCATGCGCGCGATCGGCTTGGCCGAGCGTGCGCTCGAACTCGCCTGCCGTCGCAGCCTTTCGCGCACCGCGTTCGGGAAGCCGCTGGCCAATCTCGGCGGCAACCGGGAGCGGATCGCCAACGCGCGCGTCGCGATCGATCAGGCCAGGCTGCTCGTCCTGCACACGGCCTGGCTGCTGGACACCAAGGGCCTGGTCGGAGCGCGCAGCGAGGTCTCCCAGATCAAAGCGGTCGTGCCGAGGATGACCCAGGAGGTGCTCGACATGGCGATCCAGTTGCACGGCGGCGCCGGACTTTCCGACGATTTCCCGCTGGCGCGCGCGTTCGCGGGCATTCGTTCGCTGCGCTTCGCCGACGGCCCCGACGAGGTACACCTCAACCTGATCGCGCGCCAAGAGCTACGGAAGTACGGTAGCGACCGGTGA